The DNA region GCGCGATGCGGGCCAATTCGTAGTTCTGCATCGCGCCCCCATGCTTCTCGAGTGTGTCGATGACCTTTTGGCGTAATTCTTCCGATCCTCGATAGTATCCAGCCAATTTCAACTCCCGTGGTGTTGCGCCGCGCCCGTACCACAAACAACGCGTGACGTGGATGAAGGGCTACCTGACTAAGCCCTCCGATTGCAATTGAAGACATGTTCATGGTACGCATTAGCGAACGTCGAGCCCTAGCGTTCATAATCAACGATGTCAGGCAATCGTTCCCCCAAGCCCTCTATCACTTGCCCCAAGCGACTGCGGCGATCTCGCAACGTGATGACGAGGGTGTCGATCGGCCGGGTGAGCGGGATCATGATCCAAAGCCACGCCGCGGCTTCCGCTGGTTCTACCGGAAGCAGTCCGTTAGACAGGCCGCCTACACCCCTCCGCGCCAATTGCCAGGATTCATCCAAGCCGTCCAGCACCGTTATCCAGCCCTCCAGCCCCCTGCAGGATTCATATTGTACGACCCGGAGCGCATCGCTCGACCGGGGAAAGGTCCGGCGGGTAGCCTCGTCGACGGCATCCCATGCCATCCAACCGTTCCGCCGGAAGGCACCGGCGAGCAAGCTGCTTCGCTTGTCGCCGCTCGCCGTTACCTCGGATGGCGGCACGCAGTGCAGGAGATCGACTGGCATGTTCCCGGCCTTGATCGCCGAGGCCAGGACGTCGCGCTGCAATGCTTCCATCTCGGAATATCTCCCGATCCGGACGATGACCCTACCTCCCGGCGCCTCGGCACTGGGCGCTACATTCCATTGCAAGCCCACCTCGTCGGCGAGTGCGTTCGCGAACTTGGCAAGGCTAGCCTTCATTCGAAGCCCGTCCCTCAAGTTCCGCTCGCCATCCTTGGGCTCCCCGACGACCGACGACTTCCAGTCCGTCGCCCTTCCCCGCACGAGTTGCGAGAAGCCGTCTGCCAACGCAATCGCGTTGCCGCCGTAGAGTCTGGCGAGAAGGTCAGCCTCGGGTTGGGGCCAGTCCTGCGCTTCGTCCACGAGGATCGCGTCGAAGCCAAACTCGAATGGATGGGCCTTCTTGATTGCTTCCACCTCCTGCGGCCCTACGGCGCCGCTTGCGAAGTAGTCGCTTGCCTCCCTGCAGTCGGCGTCGTAGCTGCGAAGGTCGATTTCGCCATCCTTGCCGAGCCCGAGGTGGCCTAGCCAGGAGTACATGAAGGACATCACGGTCCGGACGGTGATGCCTCCTGCATCCCCGTCGCCAGGAATGCCCATGAGGGCAATCGTCCGTTGGATGTCCGCCGCAAGGGCCGTGTTGTAGGTGAGCACCAACGAACGCGTTCCCCGTTCGACAAAGGCCTCGTAGGCTGCTTGCAACAGGAGGATGGTTTTGCCCGTGCCTCCATGGCCACGCAAGTGGACGCGCTGGCTTCCGAACAGGTTAGCCAATTCACGGGCCACCTGCGGCCGAGACGCGATGCGATCCATCCGCCTTCGATCCAAGGATGAGGGCCTCAACTCCTGGAACAGGCCGTCAGCAAGGACCTTCTCCATCACCTCGTCGCTGCCGGAGCTTATTGCGTGCTCGCCGTTGATTTTGCGAATGCCAAGAACGGATGCCGCCGCCATCAAGAATTGCAACGCATCGAAGGAGAACGGCACCGCGCCCGCGGGCGGTTGCGGGATGCCACGAACGCGGGGAAGCTCGGGGATACCCAGCAGGGCGACGCAGCGATAGACCCAGGGGCTGGAACCAGTCGTATCTCGAAAGTGCTCCTTCAGGGCGTGCCCCTGGGCGTCGTTCTGGTCGGTCGCGCTTTTCCATCCGTCCCCATATTTGACCTTGACGCCCCCCGCCTCAATGCGCATCGCCCCCGAGGAGTGGTCCTTCACCTCGACCGCGACGATGAACGATCGCACGCGCACCTTGGCACCGACGATCGAGTTGCCTTCCATGTCCTTAGCATTCGACCTGGGGACGACATACCGCCTCGTACGGAATAGCCCCGCCACTACCACGTCGATGTCGCTGACCTTTTGCCCGGAAAGCTTGACGCTGGAGGCGATCTTGACGTGTTCCTCCTCGGGCGGGGAGGTCTCGATCCCCCGCCACGCCCTTGCCAGGGCATCGCGTACCAGGAGCGCGGCCTCGTACTCTGAACTCCCCGGCTCCCCGATGACCTCGATCACGACTGGAGCCTCAGGTAGTAGTTTGCCATCCGGTTCGAGAAGTCTCGTGCGTCGACGAACTCGGCCTCGATGCCATCCAGGCGCAATTCGTCCCGCGCCTGAACCTGTTGTGGCTGTAGGTATCCTGGATCTACGTGCCAAAGTGGATGCCCCAACACGAGCGCCTTGCGACCAAGGCGAACGCAAGAAAGGCCACCGGCATGCCGTTCCTGGACTTGAACTCCCGCATCGGCGCAGAACCTTGCGAAAGCCTGGACGGAATTCAACTCGGCATCCTCGATCCAGCGATCCAGCGGAAGGGGTTCGCCAAGGACGAGATCCGCGACGTCAAGGCCAAGGCGCCAGTCCAGGATCCCGTGGCTAAACCGATTTCCATAGTTTCGCAGGCAGTCCGGGCAGGATCGGTCGCAATCATGGGCGTGGCCACCGGCCTGCCATTTCCGTGATACGACGCCATGGTAGTCCCTGATGGCCCGCTCCAAGTTCACGGGATCCGACGCCCAGCGTGCATAGCCCGCGCCGTTCTCGAGCGCGTCGGCCAGGAAGACCTGCTCCGTTTCGCAGTCACCCTTGCGCAAGGCCTGGCGGCCAACCCTGAATTCCGACGGGTCGACGTCGAGCGCGGTCGCGAGCGAAAGCTTGACCAGCTCCGCGAACGACGCGAGGGCCGCCCGCGCTGCAGGCTGGTTGCGGGTGTCCAGCATCCCCAGGCGGCCGATCCCGGGCGCGCCCTCGATGAAGAAGCTCAGGACCTCGGTCGTGAAGACAGCGCCGATCGCTCCCCTGTCGACGTAGGGGGCGGTCGCGGCATTGGCATCCAAGGGAGGCGAGCCGTCCCGGTAGAGCGACGCGTCCTTGACCAGCACTCGCTCGAACGTGTGCTGGAAGAACTCGAAGAGTCGTCCCCCGTTGTCGTTTACGACGGCCACGGGCCCAGGTCGGAAGGCAATCTTCATCGGCCCGCAACCTTCGTTCCCGAACTCTTGCTCGAACGCCCGAACTGGCGGAGGCAATGTAGGACCACGCTGCCGCTCCCCATCGTAGTCACGCCTTCGATAAGCGCCGAGAAAGCCCTTCGGCTGGTAAAGTGGAAACGGCACCGACGCTCCGCCGCAGGTCGCGCATTCGTCGTGTCCTCCGGCCGCGATGGTGCTGCAGGTAGTGTCCTCGCAACGCGTATAGGTCGTCGGGCGCCCGAGCGGCTCTGGTTCATTCTGGACACCGTTTGGCCCGTCTCTCCTCAGGACGAAGCCGATCGCCGTATTGAGCTGCTTGTCCTTGGGGATCTCCGAGCCAGGGCAGAAGGCCCATACGGCATGGTCGAGCGGACGGTCGCTGATGACTACCTCCTCCAGCTTCGATGGCCTATTCTTGTCATAAAACAGGCTGCGAACCTGGGTAGGGAACCCGAACATGGGCAGGATCCCGGCAACGGCCAGGAGATGGCTGAGCTCGTCCTGGATGAACCGTGTATTGCCGACGGCCTCGTCGATTGCCACGACAAGCTGCGCCCGTGCGTACCGGGCAAGCTCCGCCGCCCGGTCCTCGATTGGTGCGTGGGAAAGCAAGCGGTGGACGACCTCGTCGACCTGCGGAGACGTCGACAGCCAAGCGGCGACCGGGCCACGATAGACGGGGATCCACTCCGCCTTTCGTCCAAACGTGCCATGGATGCTGTCGACGTTCCGGGCCGGTCCCGGGTCGAGGCTCTTGAATGCGCGGCGCAGGCATTCAGAGGCAACCACGCGTCGAACGATCTCGGGGCGCGAGAGGTCTAGCTTGGGCTGCGGCGGGAGATCGCCCGTCATTCGCTCGGGGTTGTTGAAGTAGAAGTCATCATGGGCTGCCCCGCGCGAGATCGTGACGGCATAGGAGAATGCCTGTCCCGCTCGACCAGCGCGGCCAACCCGCTGCTGGTAGTTGAAGCGCTGGGGAGGCATGTTGGCCATCATCACCAACTTCAGCGAGCCAATGTCGACGCCGACCTCCATCGTCGTCGTGACGGAGAGCGCGTCGATCGCCTGGACGAGGGGCGACTCGCCATCAAGGAAGGCAGTTCCCTTGAAGAGGCGCTGCCTGTTGCGCTGCTTCGACATTGGCTTGGTCTGGCCGGTGAGCTCGGCGGCGGCGAGCCGGTGCACTGGTTCGCGCGACACCCAGCTGTAGTAATCCTGCCCAGGTTTTTCGACGACCGAGAAGCTGGTCGAGCTGCAGTGGGGCGTCGTGCACGCCTTCACTGGAAGCAGCATCGTGCGTCGCGAACACGTGTCGCAGCGAAAGAGCTTGCGCTCGCCGCGGGGGACCAGCGCGATCGGCAGGCTCGAGTGGTTGGTCACCTGCAGCAGCCAGTTGGCATTGATGACACCCTTCTGCTGGAGATAGTCGGAAATAGTCGTGCCCAGCTCGCTTGGATCCCTGTTGGAAAGTCCCGCGACCTTCTCGATATAGCTCCTTGCAATGTTAGGGATCGACGTCGATCCCCTGGACTTCTCGCCTGCCAGATATCGCGCGTGTCCGAGGATGCGCACGATGTTCGCAAGCACGCCGTTCGCGATGCCCTCGTCCATGGCGAGCCGGCCCCCGTGGCTTCCCTCTACCTCGATCGAGGCAGTCGCCATAGATTCCAAGTCTCGCCCAGCTCTATCGAACAAGGAAACAGCGACCTCGCCCGCGAAATATTCCATGTAGTCGCGACGGCGGGCCTGGGCCACGTCTGGCGCTGTGGGTTCCCACTCGCCGGGGACCGGCGGCTTGAAGAACTTCCACCAGGGGGTTCCGTCTTCCTCGCCGCTGTCGGTCGCCCGGCTGGCGCGCGGCCCCGCAGGGTTCTGGCCAAGCGCCACGAGTTTGGTTGCCATGACCTCGAGCAAGGTGGGCCAACCGACGCGGGGGCTCGATATCCGCGCATCGTGATCGGCGATCAAGGCCTTTTGAGCCTTGTCGGCGACCCCGAACTTGTTGAGCTTCACGGCAGTGAATATGCCTGGGGTGTGTTGCTCCGCAGCGTCGACGATCGCTTGCAATGCCGGGTCATCCGAGGGTTCGCTGCCTACATGGGCAAGGAGGTCCGTGGTCGTGGGAATCGCCTTCGGCGCGAGGCTCGAATGCACCAGTTGCCGGACGAGGTCGCGGTAGTGATTGAGCTCAATTCCCGCGGCAAGGTCCGCCGCGTCGTCCCTGCTGTCGGTGAAGGCGATCATCTTCTCCGATTGGCTGCCGTCGCCCGTGGCGAACATCGACCGGTCCGCCACCAGCTGGGTAGTGACATTCAAGCCGGTCCTCAGGCCCCTCACCGGGCTCTTGACCACGCCGGCGAAGAAGGCACGCCGGTTTTCCTGCAACGCGTTGATGGCCTTCTTGCTGGAGAGGCAGCACGGGCAGACTTCCGGCAATGCGGCAATCGTTTCGCCCGGACCGAGACCGGACGCCGGCGGGAAGAAGATCAAGCCACTACCGGGATTGGTATCATTGTTGAGCAATCCCGAAAAATGATTGAAGGTTCCTCTCTGGAACTGCATCCGGACGGCCTTGCCAGAAGGGGACGCGTGCTCCCATGACGGCTTCCTCGGCAGCTCTCCCCCCGGCCAGTACCAGCGATATTCCTCGATCGTGCGCTCGTTGACCTGACTGGCCTTGTCGTTGCCTTCGCCGGCCCGCGTCGCTTCGAGAAAGGTGAAGCTTGCCAGCAGCGGGTCGGTGGTTGGAACGACGTAACCGCCGAGGAAGGCTTCCCCGCAATCATAGCAATAGAGGAGCTCGAGGACCTGACCGCCACAGCCGCACTTCATCGCCGGGGATTTGAAGAGCCTTCCGAAGCGGCGACGCGGGGATTTGAACCGCTCCTCGATCTCGGTGCATTGTGGGTTGCTGCAGGCCCACATGCCCTGGACCTGGCGAAGGAACATGTGCGAGCGGAATGTTGGCTTTGGTCTCTCGTAAGTGCTGTCACCCTCCAGCTTTGCCGCGATCAACAACGCCGTCAGCTCCTCGCGGGCCTCGCTGGCCCCGAAGAGCACGCTGGCCAGTTCCGGCAGCGGGGACGGGCGCACGACATCCCGCTGCTTGCCGGTCATCGGGTCCGTGGCGAGCGACCGGCCGGCAATGGCGCATGCCGTCGCAATCGCCTCGCGTGGCGAGAACGACCTTGATATCTCTTGCTGCGCCGCCGTCGCTCGTTCCCCGCCCGCCAACAGGTCCGGTCCCATGGTCGAGAGAAGCCCTCGGTCGACCGGCAACCCGACGGAGAACGTCCTGGGCTCGCCAGGGAAGATCGAGAATGTTCGCCGGTCGACACCAAAGAATTGCTCCAGGTACTCCCTGCCGGAATCCCCGTCGAGCGAGGCGCTGGTGGCGATACACCTGAGCTGGCTTGAGGCCGGGTCGAGCCCCAGGCGGTCGAGCATGTTGCGCACGACAAGCGCGACCTCGGTCCCCTGCGTCCCGCGGTACGAGTGCAGCTCGTCGACGACGAGGGTGAACGTGTTCTTCGCATCCGACCGCAACCAGTCGCGCGTCTGGTCGAAGATTGGAGATTCCTCGGCGCGCATGAGCATGATGTTCAGCATGCTGGTGTTCGTTATGAGGATGTCGGGCGGAGCGGCGATCATGTCCCACCGCGTCAGCATTTCGCCGATGGAGGGGTCCTGGAACTGACTGCACGTGTCGATGATGACCCGCTCTTCACTGCCACGCGCCGCCATCTGGGCGCGGATCGCGGCGACCTCGGTTTCAATCTTGAGGACCTCCCTCCCGACCTCGTTGATCCTGGAGCGGTGGCTCGAGCCAAGCGGGGAGGGTGGGACGAAGGTGCCGCCGAGCGTCGCACCGGTGTAGCGCCCGAAATAGAACAAGGGTTTCTCGAACAGGTGGAGCGCGCGGCTAGCTGCCTGGCGGAGGCGGGAGATCTGGTCCTCGACGAGTGCGTTGGTGGGATACAGCACGATCGCCCTGACGGCCGGCATGACCGTACCGTCGAGCCCAGACCGGGAATGGTTCCACTGCTTTGCGTCATTGGCAAGCGCGGAATTCCACCAACGATGGACTTGACCATCGCCAACCCCGCCGGCGCGCTCTTGCATGAGCGACGCGATCAACGGCAAGAGGAAGCTTTCCGTCTTTCCCGATCCAGTCCCCGACGTCACGACGACGTTGCGGTGCCCCTCGGCGTCGCCAGCGATCGCCGTGACGAGCGACTGGGCTTGGTGCTTCCTGAGCGTGACATCGCTTGCGCCGAAGATCACCTTGGCAAGGTTTGCGCCGACGAATGAGTCGAGCCCAGCCTTGTTGCATGCCTCGACGATCGGGTCGGTCGACGGATACTGCGGCACGGCCTCGAGGAGCGGTTCCCTTGCCATCACGCCGTCCGCAAGCAGTATTTCGCGCCGCTCCTCCATGACCGCTTGGTCGCGCATCCAGAAGGCACTGTCATAGTACCGCAGGTAGGCGTCGCGAATGTAGTCTATGACGCTAGCCGGATTGGCTTCGTCGATGATTGCCTTCATCACGTTTCTCCGTGGACAGCGCGGCCAGCACGCTTGATGCAACAATGGGACCGATGTTCGAGTAGGAAATCGTGCCGCGCCCGGTCCTTGGGAGGTACCCCGAGGACGCCACCAAGGCCCGGCCCAGGAGGCCTGGGGGATCGCAGCCAAGGGTGGCGCGGAAGATGCCCCGTGCCTTGTCGTACTGCCAAAGGAAGACGCCATCGTCGCGCGCGGCCAGCACCTTGACTACCTGGTACGGCCCGGCCCAGGCGGAGCCGTCAGGGGCGACGTACGCATACGCCTGGAACCCGTCGTTCCAACGATAAGCGCCGGGGCGCGACGCCAGTGCTGCGTCCATCCAGCGAGCCTTCCGGGCATCGAAGGCCTGCAGGCTTCCTGGCCTGCCGATCGAGACAGGCCGGAGGCTGGAGGACATTCCTTCCAGCCACTCGAAGGCACCCGCCAGAGCCTCGCCCCTGCGTTCCAGGATGGCGATGTCCCGTCCAAGCGGATCGGCAATCGCGGAGAACGCCGACCTTGCCGAGGCGCCGTCCATGTCGACCACCCAGATAGCTCGCGGTCGCCCGGGCAGGTCTTCCTGGTAGGCACGTCCACCGTGTCGCTGCGTCGCGTCCATGATGGCGTCGACGAGGCGGGGCGATCGAAAGCCCGACAGGAATGCCTTGCCGTCGTCGATGAAGTTGACCGACGCCCTGGGCACGCACCACGACTTGATCGCATTAGAACCGGGGAAGAGCTCGACGTCGAGGAAGCCCAGCAAGGAAAAGTCCTGCGCGACCTGTCGCGACGACGTCGACGCGGGATCGTTGCCAAGCCCGGCAAGCGCCTGGAACTTTCCCCAGCTGCCGCTCCCGAGGAAGCAAAGCGCGTCGAGGAAACCGTCGGCATCGATCGTATCGACCCTTGGAGGCTCGGGCCGGCCGATCCGGCTGATCGGGATCGGCAAGGCG from Rhizobium sp. NLR16a includes:
- a CDS encoding DNA/RNA helicase, producing MIEVIGEPGSSEYEAALLVRDALARAWRGIETSPPEEEHVKIASSVKLSGQKVSDIDVVVAGLFRTRRYVVPRSNAKDMEGNSIVGAKVRVRSFIVAVEVKDHSSGAMRIEAGGVKVKYGDGWKSATDQNDAQGHALKEHFRDTTGSSPWVYRCVALLGIPELPRVRGIPQPPAGAVPFSFDALQFLMAAASVLGIRKINGEHAISSGSDEVMEKVLADGLFQELRPSSLDRRRMDRIASRPQVARELANLFGSQRVHLRGHGGTGKTILLLQAAYEAFVERGTRSLVLTYNTALAADIQRTIALMGIPGDGDAGGITVRTVMSFMYSWLGHLGLGKDGEIDLRSYDADCREASDYFASGAVGPQEVEAIKKAHPFEFGFDAILVDEAQDWPQPEADLLARLYGGNAIALADGFSQLVRGRATDWKSSVVGEPKDGERNLRDGLRMKASLAKFANALADEVGLQWNVAPSAEAPGGRVIVRIGRYSEMEALQRDVLASAIKAGNMPVDLLHCVPPSEVTASGDKRSSLLAGAFRRNGWMAWDAVDEATRRTFPRSSDALRVVQYESCRGLEGWITVLDGLDESWQLARRGVGGLSNGLLPVEPAEAAAWLWIMIPLTRPIDTLVITLRDRRSRLGQVIEGLGERLPDIVDYER
- a CDS encoding DEAD/DEAH box helicase; translated protein: MKAIIDEANPASVIDYIRDAYLRYYDSAFWMRDQAVMEERREILLADGVMAREPLLEAVPQYPSTDPIVEACNKAGLDSFVGANLAKVIFGASDVTLRKHQAQSLVTAIAGDAEGHRNVVVTSGTGSGKTESFLLPLIASLMQERAGGVGDGQVHRWWNSALANDAKQWNHSRSGLDGTVMPAVRAIVLYPTNALVEDQISRLRQAASRALHLFEKPLFYFGRYTGATLGGTFVPPSPLGSSHRSRINEVGREVLKIETEVAAIRAQMAARGSEERVIIDTCSQFQDPSIGEMLTRWDMIAAPPDILITNTSMLNIMLMRAEESPIFDQTRDWLRSDAKNTFTLVVDELHSYRGTQGTEVALVVRNMLDRLGLDPASSQLRCIATSASLDGDSGREYLEQFFGVDRRTFSIFPGEPRTFSVGLPVDRGLLSTMGPDLLAGGERATAAQQEISRSFSPREAIATACAIAGRSLATDPMTGKQRDVVRPSPLPELASVLFGASEAREELTALLIAAKLEGDSTYERPKPTFRSHMFLRQVQGMWACSNPQCTEIEERFKSPRRRFGRLFKSPAMKCGCGGQVLELLYCYDCGEAFLGGYVVPTTDPLLASFTFLEATRAGEGNDKASQVNERTIEEYRWYWPGGELPRKPSWEHASPSGKAVRMQFQRGTFNHFSGLLNNDTNPGSGLIFFPPASGLGPGETIAALPEVCPCCLSSKKAINALQENRRAFFAGVVKSPVRGLRTGLNVTTQLVADRSMFATGDGSQSEKMIAFTDSRDDAADLAAGIELNHYRDLVRQLVHSSLAPKAIPTTTDLLAHVGSEPSDDPALQAIVDAAEQHTPGIFTAVKLNKFGVADKAQKALIADHDARISSPRVGWPTLLEVMATKLVALGQNPAGPRASRATDSGEEDGTPWWKFFKPPVPGEWEPTAPDVAQARRRDYMEYFAGEVAVSLFDRAGRDLESMATASIEVEGSHGGRLAMDEGIANGVLANIVRILGHARYLAGEKSRGSTSIPNIARSYIEKVAGLSNRDPSELGTTISDYLQQKGVINANWLLQVTNHSSLPIALVPRGERKLFRCDTCSRRTMLLPVKACTTPHCSSTSFSVVEKPGQDYYSWVSREPVHRLAAAELTGQTKPMSKQRNRQRLFKGTAFLDGESPLVQAIDALSVTTTMEVGVDIGSLKLVMMANMPPQRFNYQQRVGRAGRAGQAFSYAVTISRGAAHDDFYFNNPERMTGDLPPQPKLDLSRPEIVRRVVASECLRRAFKSLDPGPARNVDSIHGTFGRKAEWIPVYRGPVAAWLSTSPQVDEVVHRLLSHAPIEDRAAELARYARAQLVVAIDEAVGNTRFIQDELSHLLAVAGILPMFGFPTQVRSLFYDKNRPSKLEEVVISDRPLDHAVWAFCPGSEIPKDKQLNTAIGFVLRRDGPNGVQNEPEPLGRPTTYTRCEDTTCSTIAAGGHDECATCGGASVPFPLYQPKGFLGAYRRRDYDGERQRGPTLPPPVRAFEQEFGNEGCGPMKIAFRPGPVAVVNDNGGRLFEFFQHTFERVLVKDASLYRDGSPPLDANAATAPYVDRGAIGAVFTTEVLSFFIEGAPGIGRLGMLDTRNQPAARAALASFAELVKLSLATALDVDPSEFRVGRQALRKGDCETEQVFLADALENGAGYARWASDPVNLERAIRDYHGVVSRKWQAGGHAHDCDRSCPDCLRNYGNRFSHGILDWRLGLDVADLVLGEPLPLDRWIEDAELNSVQAFARFCADAGVQVQERHAGGLSCVRLGRKALVLGHPLWHVDPGYLQPQQVQARDELRLDGIEAEFVDARDFSNRMANYYLRLQS